A single genomic interval of Corvus cornix cornix isolate S_Up_H32 chromosome 1, ASM73873v5, whole genome shotgun sequence harbors:
- the RANBP2 gene encoding E3 SUMO-protein ligase RanBP2 isoform X2, giving the protein MMRRTKPEVERYVASLQAAAPSPREKSMKGFLFAKLYFEIKEYELAKRYISTYLNVQERDPKAHRFLGQIYEAEDNIEKAFGCYKRSVELNPTQKDLVLKIAELLCNNDITDGRAKYWVDRAAKLFPGSPAIYRLKEQLLDCRGEDGWNQLFDLIQAELYQRPDDVYINIRLVALYRSNNRLKDAVLHCQEAEKRIPLQSSLEWCSCVVETFEEYLESLQDLESDKNNWRTIKKDHLLAYSSFVKLTLSSRDVQECREALESFDRALQSVKPYVSVADELSRTFVEMKGQLYMHAGALLLKMAQDNEAQWRAVCELAALCYLLSFQVPKPKSKLIKGDQTGQDMLEMLACDRKSQSGHMLLNLSHGKQDFFKEIVESFANKSGSFALFGSLFESGASRERSFIGTDDIGNVSTQVPVQGELHKYDIGAVRLHNGSLQHLVWLGLQWNSMSVLPPMRKWLKQLFHLPQETSRLETDAPESICLLDLEVFLLGVVFTSNLQLQEKFNSHYSAHQPQFLPLPICKQFYTEKQRSWWDAVRTLLQRKSIPGTAAKLRLIVQHGISTLRTLEKHGLQPALIIHWAKSLQKTGINLNSFYDQKEYIGRSVYYWKKVLPMLETIKKKRSISEPTDPLFKHFHSVDIQVFQVAAYEEEAQIAFAMLDAVDGKIDDALLAFEAIENVVSYWNLAVIFQRKAEEIENDVMLPEEHEEHKTYLLKAKYYLMKIIAESSSDMSLTEKLPVSIETVREVLDSVIQELGENGEEESLAFRNGLSRTVDSAMKHSTPSPTKFSLSPTKTYKFSPKTPPQWAEDHKSILQMICQQVEALKNEMQEMKLNNSNTNASHRWPAENYGTDTMPDSYQRAQNLHEAPLTVATTGPSVFYSQSPAYNSQYLLGTAATNVTPTKPPVYGMNRLTPQPHIYSYQPPPMHTPPLQNTSGCMFSQEMYGPPLRFDSPGTSLISPRTGDDYYNYSVPQASTNPTLPKPGYFTNRSVTPPTLKPAEPKAMPKFGQPGTAEGSKTPLPTSAQPSQPTTFKFKPNFKSNDGDFTFSSPPQVAPQPLGAPFNSRESLLDLLTSDKPLQDDRYIEQKPVNDPTSSSRNIFNFSSKHIPGISLRENTGQNAHKNMGFEKNDTLSVQEPSKPVFMASNSDLANRSHETEGGSTHGGDEDDDGPHFDPVVPLPDKIEVKTGEEDEEEFFCNRAKLFRFDAESKEWKERGIGNVKILKHKVSGKFRLLMRRDQVLKICANHYINTDMKLTPNAASDKSFVWHALDYADELPKPEQLAIRFKTPEEAMLFKKKFEEAQNILKSLGSNVDTSVAQNTGTAKETANQDTREPSRTISGTMNLGFQFSKDGASSEPDSKGSLTATSTASSTTISFGKDAQQACSSGGFGQHLLKKDQWECKECSVPNEAAAKNCVSCQSPNPGMWETHGTPLTGSASFKGSGNNTLQDKFGSAFAKKEGQWDCSVCSGRNEPTASKCISCQNPNKTNTVVSGQQNSSKFCQAIAPKAIQNDLSAAFSKKEGQWDCSVCQAKDVNSCSCQSPKPQNQPNTSIPTVQAPAAPGFGSVSDRSKPLKNGFEGLFTKKEGQWDCSTCFVRNEGSSLACVACQEPNPSGKPAGDALSTPAFGLKSKLPELAGGQLGTGFKFGLEQGKTPPFTFQISSDTEAKSAKEGFNFSMQMPEGGFKFGIQESTKNTTKKDEPSKEHTTGFLKSIDEKDKKESPSDSGTGFQFQETVAKEKSDFVFGQNSSTSTFAELAKSTPREGIQFGKKDPNFKGFSGAGEKLFSSQNSKTDHKANTSADLGEKDDDVYKTEDSDDIHFEPIVQMPEKVEPFTGEEDEKVLYSQRVKLFRFDPETSQWKERGVGSLKILKNEVNGKVRILMRREQVLKVCANHWITTTMNLKQLSGSDKAWMWMANDFSDGDAKLEHLAAKFKTPEQAEEFKQKFEECQKLLLDIPLQTPHKLVDTGRTAQLIQRAEEMKCDLKDLKTFLTDDKTKLSEEENVNPACASSTSDLVIKPHAESTGPTLEWDNYDLREEALDDSVSSSVYASPLASSPVRKNLFRFGESTTGFSFSFKSALSPSKSPAKQNQSRTSVGTDEDSDVTQEEERDGQYFEPVVPLPDLVEVTSGEENEQVVFSHRAKLYRYDKDAKQWKERGIGDIKILQNYDNKQVRIVMRRDQVLKLCANHRITPDMNMQQMKGSDRVWVWTACDFAEGERKVELLAVRFKLQDVADSFKQIFDEAKHAQERETLITPLSSRANTPKESPCGKNAVAVLEETTRERTDVSHGDDTSDATVEAAEVSNTSETPTKTVVSPPKFVFGSESVKSIFSNEKSKTFTFGNTSATGSLFGFSFNPPRKSEGHIPASQNTAQKEREISEPPKISTATQKPVDSKVDNLPASTQDGPSNFSFRVLEKGFNFSLFKSNPMAFWTSTSSLQPDSKGIYILH; this is encoded by the exons ATGATGAGGCGAACGAAGCCCGAGGTGGAGCGCTACGTCGCTTCCTTGCAGGCCGCGGCTCCATCCCCCAGAGAG aaatCGATGAAAGGATTCCTCTTTGCTaagctgtattttgaaataaaagaatatgAACTTGCTAAAAG ATATATATCTACATACCTCAATGTACAAGAGAGAGATCCCAAAGCACACAGATTTCTTGGACAAATTTATGAAGCTGAGGATAACATAGAAAAAGCTTTTGGGTGTTACAAG CGTTCTGTGGAGTTGAACCCAACACAGAAAGATCTTGTATTGAAGATTGCAGAGTTACTATGCAATAATGACATTACTGATGGAAGAGCAAAATATTGGGTTGACAGAGCTGCTAAGCTCTTTCCTGGGAGCCCTGCTATTTACAGGTTGAAG GAGCAGTTACTGGATTGTAGAGGTGAAGATGGGTGGAATCAGCTTTTTGACTTGATTCAAGCAGAACTTTATCAAAGACCAGATGATGTCTACATAAACATCAGACTAGTTGCGCTCTACCGTTCAAATAACAGATTAAAAGATGCTGTGCTCCACTGTcaggaggcagagaagagaaTACCTTTGCAGTCAAGCTTGGAATGGTGTTCCTGTGTTGTAGAGACCTTTGAG GAATATCTGGAATCTTTACAAGACTTGGAGTCTGATAAAAATAACTGGAGAACTATCAAGAAAGATCATCTGCTGGCCTATTCCAGCTTTGTCAAACTGACACTTTCTTCTAGAGATGTTCAGGAATGCAGAGAGGCACTGGAAAG TTTTGATCGTGCGCTTCAGTCAGTGAAGCCATATGTGAGTGTGGCTGACGAGTTGTCTCGTACCTTTGTGGAAATGAAAGGACAGCTGTACATGCATGCTGgagctttgctgctgaaaatggCCCAAGACAATGAGGCACAGTGGAGAGCTGTGTGTGAACTAGCAGCATTGTGTTATCTCCTGAGTTTCCAG GTTCCTAAACCAAAGTCAAAGCTCATAAAGGGGGATCAAACTGGACAAGATATGCTAGAAATGTTGGCCTGTGATCGAAAAAGCCAGTCtg gtCATATGCTGCTGAACTTAAGTCATGGCAAGCAAGACTTCTTTAAAGAGATTGTGGAATCATTTGCAAACAAGAGCGGTTCATTTGCATTGTTTGGTAGCCTGTTTGAGAGTGGAGCTTCTAGGGAGAGGTCTTTTATCGGCACAGATGATATTGGAAATGTCAGTACACAAGTACCAGTGCAAGGGGAACTTCATAAATACGATATTG GTGCAGTTCGATTGCACAACGGCAGTCTCCAGCACCTCGTGTGGCTTGGCTTGCAGTGGAACTCTATGTCAGTCTTGCCTCCCATGCGCAAGTGgttaaaacagctttttcacTTGCCCCAAGAAACATCAAGACTTGAGACAGATGCTCCTGAATCTATTTGCCTGTTAGACCTTGAA GTATTCCTACTTGGGGTGGTATTCACTAGCAACTTACAACTGCAAGAGAAGTTTAATTCTCACTATAGTGCACATCAACCTCAATTCTTGCCATTGCCAATATGCAAGCAATTCTatactgaaaagcaaagatCCTGGTGGGATGCTGTTCGTACTCTTCTTCAGAGAAAATCAAT accaggaacagcagcaaaactgagGCTTATTGTACAGCATGGCATAAGTACTCTGCGAACACTGGAGAAGCACGGCCTTCAACCTGCCTTAATCATACACTGGGCAAAAAGCTTGCAGAAAACA GGAATTAACCTTAACTCCTTCTATGACCAGAAGGAATATATTGGACGAAGTGTCTACTACTGGAAGAAAGTTCTGCCTATGCTGGAAACTATCAAAAAGAAGAGGAGTATTTCTGAACCTACTGATCCTCTCTTCAAACACTTCCATAGTGTAGACATTCAG GTCTTTCAGGTTGCAGCGTATGAAGAAGAGGCACAGATAGCATTTGCTATGTTGGATGCAGTTGATGGCAAAATTGATGATGCTTTATTAGCATTTGAAGCTATTGAGAATGTGGTTTCATACTGGAATCTTGCTGTG attttccaaagaaaagcagaagagattgAAAATGATGTTATGCTGCCAGAAGAGCATGAGGAGCACAAAACCTACCTTCTTAAAGCCAAGTATTATCTAATGAAAATTATTGCAGAAAGCTCCTCAGATATGTCATTAACTGAGAAA TTGCCAGTGTCTATTGAAACTGTGAGGGAAGTGTTAGATTCAGTGATCCAGGAACTTGGTGAGAATGGTGAAGAGGAAAGTCTTGCCTTCAGAAATGGTCTGTCACGAACTGTAGATTCAGCAATGAAACATTCCACTCCGTCACCAACCAAATTCTCTCTTTCACCAACTAAGACCTACAAG tttTCTCCGAAAACTCCCCCTCAGTGGGCAGAAGACCATAAATCTATACTTCAAATGATTTGTCAGCAAGTGGAAGCTTTAAAG AATGAAATGCAAGAAATGAAACTTAATAATTCCAACACAAATGCATCTCATCGGTGGCCTGCTGAAAACTATGGAACAGATACAATGCCAGATAGTTATCAGAGAGCACAAAATCTTCATGAAGCCCCGTTAACAG TTGCTACCACTGGCCCATCTGTATTCTACAGCCAGTCACCTGCCTATAACTCTCAGTATCTTCTGGGAACTGCTGCAACCAATGTAACACCAACAAAG cCTCCTGTCTATGGCATGAACCGACTTACACCTCAGCCACATATATATTCCTATCAACCACCACCAATGCATACGCCACCTCTGCAAAACACTTCTGGTTGTATGTTTTCCCAAGAAATGTATGGCCCACCTCTGCGTTTTGATTCTCCTGGTACTAGCCTCATTTCCCCTCGTACGGGTGATGACTACTACAACTACAGTGTCCCACAGGCAAGCACCAATCCAACGCTGCCTAAACCGGGGTATTTCACAAACCGTTCAGTCACGCCGCCCACTTTAAAGCCTGCAGAACCAAAAGCAATGCCTAAATTTGGACAGCCGGGAACAGCAGAAGGATCAAAAACGCCTCTGCCAACATCAGCACAGCCAAGTCAGCCGacaacttttaaatttaaacctAACTTCAAGTCTAATGATGGAgactttactttttcttctccccctcaAGTTGCACCACAGCCTCTTGGTGCACCTTTTAATAGTAGAGAAAGCCTCTTGGATCTTCTGACATCTGATAAACCTTTACAGGATGATAGATACATTGAACAAAAGCCAGTTAACGATCCCACAAGTAGTTCAAGAAATATCTTCAATTTTAGCAGTAAACATATTCCAGGCATCTCTCTTCGAGAAAACACAGGccaaaatgcacacaaaaaCATGGGTTTTGAGAAGAATGATACACTTAGCGTTCAAGAACCAAGTAAACCTGTATTTATGGCTTCAAATTCAGATTTGGCCAATAGAAGTCATGAAacagagggaggaagcacccaTGGTGGAGATGAGGATGATGATGGTCCTCATTTTGATCCTGTGGTGCCACTTCCTGATAAGATTGAAGTAAAGACAGgtgaggaagatgaagaagaatTCTTCTGCAACAGGGCCAAGCTCTTCCGTTTTGATGCAGAATCTaaagaatggaaagaaagaggtattggaaatgtgaaaatactgaaacataAAGTATCTGGCAAATTTCGTCTCTTAATGAGACGGGACCAAGTTCTGAAAATCTGTGCAAATCACTACATAAATACCGACATGAAATTAACTCCAAATGCTGCATCAGATAAGTCATTTGTATGGCATGCATTAGACTATGCAGATGAATTGCCCAAACCAGAACAGCTTGCAATTAGATTTAAAACACCTGAAGAAGCAATGCTCTTCAAAAAGAAGTTTGAGGAggcacagaatattttaaaatccttggGATCAAATGTTGACACATCTGTGGCTCAGAACACTGGGActgcaaaagaaacagcaaatcaGGACACCAGGGAGCCTAGCAGAACCATTTCTGGGACCATGAACTTGggctttcagttttcaaaagatGGAGCAAGCAGTGAACCTGACAGCAAAGGCAGCCTTACAGCTACATCCACTGCATCTAGCACTACTATTTCATTTGGAAAGGATGCTCAGCAAGCCTGTTCTTCTGGTGGGTTTGGGCAGCATCTCTTGAAGAAGGATCAGTGGGAGTGTAAAGAATGTTCAGTTCCAAATGAAGCAGCTGCAAAGAATTGTGTATCATGTCAAAGTCCAAATCCAGGTATGTGGGAAACACATGGCACCCCATTAACTGGCTCCGCAAGTTTCAAAGGGAGTGGTAACAACACACTGCAGGACAAGTTTGGCTCTGCTTTTGCTAAAAAGGAAGGTCAGTGGGACTGCAGTGTCTGTTCAGGAAGAAATGAACCTACTGCCTCCAAGTGTATCAGCTGCCAGAATCCAAACAAAACTAATACAGTGGTATCTGGTCAACAAAATTCCTCTAAATTTTGCCAAGCGATTGCTCCAAAGGCTATTCAAAATGACTTGAGTgctgctttttctaaaaaagaagGTCAGTGGGACTGCTCTGTATGCCAAGCAAAAGATGTAAACTCCTGTTCCTGTCAGAGTCCAAAACCTCAAAATCAACCAAATACATCCATACCAACTGTTCAggcacctgctgctccagggttTGGTTCTGTTTCTGATAGAAGTAAGCCACTGAAAAATGGGTTTGAAGGGCTTTTTACTAAAAAGGAAGGTCAGTGGGATTGTAGTACTTGTTTTGTGAGGAATGAAGGTTCTTCACTAGCCTGTGTAGCCTGCCAAGAACCAAATCCATCTGGTAAGCCAGCTGGTGATGCTTTGTCAACTCCTGCTTTTGGCTTGAAAAGTAAATTACCTGAACTTGCTGGAGGACAGTTGGGAACAGGCTTTAAGTTTGGTCTTGAGCAAGGCAAGACACCACCATTTacatttcagatttcttctgATACTGAAGCTAAGTCTGCAAAGGAAGGATTTAACTTTTCAATGCAAATGCCTGAAGGTGGGTTTAAGTTTGGGATACAGGAGTCTACTAAAAATACTACTAAGAAAGATGAACCATCCAAAGAGCATACAACGGGTTTCTTAAAAAGCATtgatgaaaaagacaaaaaggaatCGCCTTCAGATAGTGGAACTGGATTCCAATTTCAAGAAACAGTAGCCAAGGAGAAAAGTGACTTTGTTTTTGGGCAGAATAGTAGCACTTCTACTTTTGCTGAGCTTGCAAAAAGTACTCCTAGGGAAGGCATTCAATTTGGCAAAAAGGATCCTAACTTCAAAGGCTTTTCAGGTGCAggtgaaaagctgttttcttcacaaaattCTAAAACAGATCACAAAGCAAACACATCTGCTGACCTTGGTGAGAAGGATGATGATGTGTATAAGACAGAGGACAGCGATGATATCCATTTTGAACCTATAGTTCAGATGCCTGAAAAAGTAGAACCATTTACAGGAGAAGAAGATGAGAAAGTGTTATACTCCCAGAGAGTAAAGCTGTTCAGGTTTGATCCAGAAACAAGCCAGTGGAAAGAACGTGGGGTGGGCAGTCTGAAGATTCTTAAGAATGAAGTTAATGGCAAAGTAAGGATATTGATGCGGCGTGAGCAGGTACTGAAGGTGTGTGCAAATCACTGGATAACGACAACAATGAACTTGAAACAGCTGTCTGGCTCAGACAAAGCATGGATGTGGATGGCCAATGACTTCTCTGATGGTGATGCAAAGTTGGAACATCTGGCAGCAAAATTCAAGACACCAGAGCAGGCTGAGGAGTTCAAACAAAAGTTTGAAGAATGTCAGAAGCTACTACTAGATATACCTCTGCAGACACCCCATAAACTTGTTGATACAGGTAGGACAGCTCAGCTCATacagagagcagaagaaatgaagtgTGACTTAAAAGATCTCAAAACTTTTCTGACAGATGACAAAACTAAATtgtcagaagaggaaaatgtaaACCCTGCTTGTGCCAGCAGTACTTCTGATTTGGTTATAAAGCCACATGCTGAAAGTACAGGCCCTACTCTGGAGTGGGATAACTATGACTTGCGTGAAGAGGCATTGGATGATAGTGTAAGTAGTTCTGTATATGCATCACCTCTTGCCAGTAGCCCTGtaaggaaaaatctgtttagATTTGGAGAGTCTACCACTGGTTTTAGTTTCAGCTTTAAATCTGCTTTGAGCCCATCCAAATCTCCTGCCAAACAGAATCAGAGTAGAACATCAGTAGGCACAGATGAAGATTCTGATGTTActcaagaagaggaaagagatgGACAGTACTTTGAACCTGTGGTACCTCTGCCTGATCTCGTGGAAGTGACCAGTGGTGAGGAAAATGAGCAAGTTGTCTTCAGTCATAGAGCCAAGCTCTACAGATACGACAAAGATGCAAAACagtggaaagagagagggatTGGCGATATCAAAATACTGCAGAACTATGACAACAAACAAGTGCGTATAGTAATGAGAAGGGACCAGGTACTAAAACTCTGTGCCAATCATAGGATAACACCAGATATGAACATGCAACAAATGAAAGGATCTGACAGAGTGTGGGTATGGACTGCATGTGACTTCgcagagggggaaagaaaagtagAACTTCTGGCTGTGCGATTCAAGCTGCAAGATGTTGCAGACTCATTTAAGCAAATTTTTGATGAAGCAAAGCATGCCCAAGAGAGAGAAACACTGATAACACCTCTTTCTTCTCGTGCCAATACACCAAAGGAATCTCCATGTGGTAAAAATGCTGTAGCTGTGCTAGAAGAAACAACCAGAGAAAGAACTGATGTCAGCCATGGTGATGATACTTCTGATGCAACTGTAGAGGCTGCAGAGGTGTCAAATACTTCTGAAACACCAACAAAAACAGTAGTTTCTCCTCCAAAATTTGTATTTGGATCTGAATCTGTCAAGAGCATTTTCAGTAATGAAAAGTCAAAGACATTCACATTTGGAAATACTTCAGCCACGGGTTCTCTCTTTGGCTTTAGTTTTAATCCCCCAAGAAAGAGTGAAGGCCATATTCCAGCATCTcagaacacagcacagaaagaacGGGAAATCTCAGAACCACCAAAAATCTCAACTGCTACTCAGAAGCCTGTAGACAGCAAGGTAGACAACTTGCCTGCTTCAACACAAGATGGACCATCTAACTTTTCATTTAGAGTTCTGGAAAAAG gaTTTAATTTTAGCCTTTTTAAATCTAATCCCATGGCCTTTTGGACAAGCACATCCTCCTTGCAACCTGATAGTAAAGGTATTTACATACTGCACTGA